The sequence AGCGGGGAGCATTCCGTATCGTGTGTTCCGCGGTCATCCAGGCATCCATCTGAAgttgggaaaaaaaaaaagagagttGTTTCTTCAAAAGGAGGCTGGGATGGAATCAGGAAACGGCTCCTACCGGCCAGCTCCCCCCCACCTCCACAGCAAGTTTCGAAGCAAACAAAACCGTGCGCAAGCTGTGTTCTCTCGACAGCACACAGGCTCATGACGTTTTTTGGCCCCACCTTTCTGCAACTGCCTGACAGGCAAGCAAACGCCGGTTTGCTTACTCCGTACCCTCCCCCCCAAAGACGCCGATAATCCATCAAGTCCAGAATGCACATGTGGCAAAACCAGAGCGTAGTTACAAAACTGCACAGACTATTTATAATCAGCCAGTGGCCATAAATTATGATCGAGTCTTTTTCTCGTTCCCCCCCTCATCCGGTGTCATGTTTGGAGAGGATTGGGGACGAGCAGAGATGGAGCCGGCGCTAAGTACCCGGTGCTGATTGGCGGAGAGGCTGTTTCTCCTGCGCATAAAAAGTAAGCCCCACCGCCGCCCTGCCAGGGTGGGTTGTGCATGCATGTCATTGGCCCCTCGGACGACCCCGCTCGCCGGTGGGATCTGTGCGCCGGATCTCCACGCCAACCCAAGCCCTCCCAGCGACGCGATCGATGAAACAAAGAAAGcctactacggagtataacACACACGAActctctcttccctcccCCGCCCCCGTTCAACGTGCAAAACTTGAAATCTGGAACGCCTGGACGCGCAGTGCGGGCTTTTTTGTTTAAATgacaacaaagaaaagattcCAAGATTACATACGTCCACTCTCGTCGAAAGATACGAGAAACATGGTTTTCAGTCTAGATACGGAGGacacacacatatatacACGTATACACACGTTTTGCTTTCCGCCTAAAACCTGTACTGCAGGCAACCCTAGAGGGGAAGGGAGATACCCAGGCgttgcaaaaaaaaaaaaaggtaatcCGGGTATATGACTCGGAAAGCAGCAAACTCGGCCTCCCTCCTCGTCGCAAAATGTGGCAGAGTCGCGAAAAGTTGGTATTTGGCATGTTGAAAGACAAAACTATCCCTCCGTAGAAGCTTGTAGAAGACCCGATTGCGGAAGAGATCCCCTTTCCCCCGCCGTTCCAGGTAGATTACTCTAGATACGATATCTTTCTCATTTCCCCAAGACGCTGCCTTGCCTGCGAAAGCTTGTTCTCCAGTTGGAGGATTTCAACCTGCACACAAGAAGGTTCGGATTAGCATACCTGCAACGGCTGCAAGACGCACAAAGCTACAGTTTCGACCGGAATGTACATACCTGCTGCTCCATCTCGCGGACCTTGAACTCGTGACCACTGAGCTTGGAGTAATCAACTGCCTCCGTCTCATCGCGGTTCTTCTCTGCAATGATAGCCTGTACTTGCCGCACAAGCGCCCTGCATGCAGCTCCGACTGCCTTGCTCGCCGTCTCCAGGCGGTCCTGGGTCTTGCTCATGAACGTCGCCTTGACACGGCTGGCCGCGACGAGCTGAGCAGTGCTTGCGGCAACGTCATTGCTGGCCACGATCAGTTGCTCCGGTGAGTTTCTTCCAGATATCACCCCATCGGCGGTCTCGATCAACGTGTTGGTCGACGTGGCCACAGCCTTCGCGGCCGAGATCAATCCTTCCGTCCACCGGTTGTTTTTCTTGTAAAAAGCCGTCCGTGAGGAGCTACCACGGCCTTCTCTAACAATCTCCTGCTGGGACGCCGTGGCTGCCTTGATAAGCTCGGCGATGGCAGTCGTCACGGCAATCGACGCTTCGAGGATGGAGTCGTGGATACGTAGCTCGTATGTGGAGTATCCGTCTCTCGGCTTTTTCTTGAGCTTGGCGAGTCGCGCAGCCGCTGCTTCGATTGCGTTCGCCGCATTAGACAATTCGCGGTCGACGAGGTCACCAAGGTCTCCTGTTCCATTGAGCTTGGTGCTCTTTGGAGCAAACGCATCCACTAGCTTAGAGAGCTTCTGTAAGTTTAGCGCAACCTCGTGATTGTTGTTGATAACAACGTCGGTCTTTTGGAGGGGTTCTAAATCCTGCAACCGGAAGGACTGCAATGCTCGGAAGAAGGTCATTGTTGACTGTGCCGACTGTCGAGCGGCATTGATAAGCTGGTCTGCCTTCTTATCATCCGTGGCAAAGCGTGTCAATCCCTTAGTGTTGCTGAGAACATCCGCTATAGAACCGGAGAACACACTGACGGTGCGAATAATCTCGGAATGCGCACTGTTGGGTCCATCGGCGATGAAGTTATTGAACGCCGTTGAAAACTCGGTGGCACTCGCGGAGGCCTTCTCGATCTGTGAGAGAACATAGGGCGGGGAGGCGTTCTGGTTGCCAGCCTGCATCGTTGAATCGAGTTCATACAACGCATCGTCTACACGTTGAACTCCACTCTGCAGCACAGAGTCTATAATGTCATTGATCTTGGTAACGGAGCTCAGGAGTACGTCGTCAATTTGGGTGTCTAGTGCCTTATCGACATCTCCTTGGTTCTAGGAAAAGGTTAGCTGTCGGCATACGAGACTTATTCTGTGCACACGTACCAGCTTCAGTTCTTCAAGCTCCATCAAGGCTTGCTCCATTCCGGACTTGTAGACTTCGATCTCCTCGTCTTTTTCTCGTAATGTCAATTCGTGGTCGTGATCACGCTCACCCGTGCTATTACGCGCTTCCTCGAGCGCCCGATTCTTATTCTAGAAAGTGGAAAATAGACCAGATGATTAGCATCTCGTACCAATGCACGAGAAAATGAAACTTCTAGACATACCCTTAGGGCTTCTTCAAGATCAGCCATTTCTCTATTATACTTCGAAAGCATGGCAGAAATCTCGGAGCTCTTCGCACGTTCTGCGTTTTCGGCTCTTTCAATGGCCAAGCGCAATTCACGCTTAACCTTCTCAAGCTCCTCCTTGTTTCCGCCAGAGATACGATCCCTCTCGTGGAGTGCTCTGTCTCGTTCTCTGATCATATCGGCGAGTTCTAGATTTTTAGTTTTCATCTCGCGCTCGAGCCTCTCTCGCTTGTCGATTGCTTCTTGGGCAGAAGCAGCCTTGAGCTTCAAGGATTTTGTCGTTTGCAGCAAGTCGAGGTGTTCCTGGCGCAGTTGGGAATAGAGCTTCGCAAGGGCTTCGTACTTTGACCTCCAAGTGTTGACTTGTTCTTGCAGCGCACGGATTTGGTCGTCTTTGGAAGTGTTTTGAAGGTTATAATTGGAATTTAGCTGGTTAAGCTGTTCCTCCAAATCTTTCACTCGTTTATCGTACTGTTGTAACAGGAGTTGATCTCGTTCATACTGTGCACGCGCGTTGAGATTTTCTTGCTCAAGTTCCGCTAAACGGCCTTGGGTTTGTTGCTGGTATTGGTCCCGGAGCAGTTGTTCTTGAGCCAGTCTTTGTTGCTCTGCCTGCAATCTCTGTTGTTCTTCGAAATCTCTTTGGGCCTGCTGCTGCGCAAGCATTTGCTGTCGTTGCTGGTCTTCCCACTGTTGTTGGAGCCTACGTTGTTCGGCTTCATATTCTTCCTGTTGGCGCTTGGCTTCCGTTGACCAGAAGTCATTAATGGGTTCGGGGTCTGGGATGGTTGATTTCGGGGGTGGTGTCGGTTCTTTTTCCACCTCCTTAGATGGTCTCTTGGGAAGGGCTGGCCGATCTTCGTCCTCAGCAAGAAGATTTGGAGGTTGTTGTGGGAGCTTGGGTACGGTAATCAGACTGGTCAAATATCTTAAATTTGAGCACTCGTAGTAGAATCTAACAAGTCGGTAATGCTGCGCGTCGTATCTTCCTCGGAGAGGCTCCAATGCCTCTTCATCTCCGGTGGCTAACTTCCATTAGCGCATTGACAGACGTGAGTATCGGCCCATTATGCTTACTTGTGTGCATGGCCCTTAGCATGCTGGTGATGAATTTATATATCCCGTAACTTTCTTGTACCAGAGGCACCAGCGCTGATATCCTGCATTCATTGTTGGCTCCGCCGCGGAAATGAGAAAAAATAAGCTTTTGGAAAGCATCAATCTGGTCCTGTAAAGTCATAAGATCGGTAATTGTCTCATATCTAAACAACGTTAGCCACGAATATACAAGGCATATTCAAGGGCTATGTCTTACCCTTCGTTTGGATCATTTATGGATTTGAGACTGATATATTCCTCATATTCAAACAAACCTGTCCATTCACCGTTAATACCGAAAAAAGACCTCGAGTGACGAACGTCTATGGAGTGGAATTCTGATGCTCACCATTGAATTCAGGATGTTGACGATGAAATGCAAGCTTGGACTCCAAGTAAAAAACATATTCACGGATCAACGGACCATATCCTGGAaatttatttctttttagcAACCGCTTGTTGAATTGAGGTTCTCGGTGTAACAATTTTGTCGAAAAAGTAAGGTCTTACTCACCCCGAAGACCCTCGCCAGCCACGCCTCGTACCAGGCTATCTAGCCACGGAACATGTGATTGGGCTTCTTTAACCGTAATCGGATGACCTTCCTGCAACACTTTATGGACGGTTATAAGCGCTTTAAACGTCTGGACCTCATCTGCCAAAACCGGCTGCCTAGAAATATGTGTATCCCTGTGTCAGCAATGTGATCACTTTCCCCAGCCCAGATATCCCATAGCAGAAAACTCAGAGAGCTAGCTTGTGTAGATACCACTCACACTTTCATGCCCGCCCAGAATGAAGCGGAGGATTTGTGGTCCCACGTATACACAATGCAACTCCGAACATGTTTCCCTAGAACGAATCAGTCGAAATCATGGGTGAGGGGGGAATAAGGCGGGAGTGAGCATACGTTTGGGTGCCGTCTCCTCTGCAAAATTGTCAACGTTAGAAGGTTGATAAGGGGTTCGCATTAAAATGAGGGTGCCTACCAATGCTCGTGGCTTTGCGGATGTTCACGGCCAAATCGGCTTCGGTCCTTCACATTGCGCTCACATTAGCATTGCCTTCAATTCATATGTCAAACGGGGCTTCAAATCACTCTACCTGCTCATATCTATATTGCGTGTGACTGTCGAGTTATATGCCATAGACATGATGGCCCCGTTGGGAGAAAGTGGGAGGAGGCACTAAGCTTCGGGACGGGGATGCGCTGATGCGCTAATCTCGGCCCGACTGAAAAGCAAATGTGAGGGTAAAGTGAGTTGAAGAACAATGTCCTCTGACTCAATAATGCGAAGAAAGGAGGATTATAAGCTAAAGGACTACGTTCAACCCGTTCAGAGCTGTGCGTATGCTTCAGGGATGAGCTGACGTACGGTTACGTAAGTTGGCAGTGTACAGAGTAGGGGCCGCTATTTTGCCATCGCCCACCGCCCAGAGGGACAGGCCGATTATCCGCCTCCCTAAAATACAGAACCATAGATCAAGCCGTTCCATCCATCACTGACTGCTGAGGACGTGAGCTACTTCATAATTTGCGTACAAAGTTAGCAAGTAGCTAGACAAACTCTTTTTATTACTACTACTACGTAATTATGGCTGAGTCGAGAAAACGGCCTGTTAGCAGTAACTCTATCTATCGTATTATTTCTACGTACATTGATCGGTTAATCCTGCAAGGTGGAACAATACACATGAAATATTCATTAAGGAAGTTTCGAGCATCTAAGACACCAGGTTCTCGACGGGATTCACCGCAGCAATTACTTCCTCCGTTGCATCCAAAGTACGACGACTCTCTTCGTGACCATTTGCATCCAGAACATTGGCTTTGGTGGTGGGAGGAGCGGAGACTCCCGGCAGATTCTCATTTTGAACAGACTGTTTATCGGTATTTTCGCCATTCAAAGGAGCCTTTTCGGGACTTTCCGCCTCAGCTGGTAACGGACTATTCGGTTCTGAACCACACGGTGCTCTAATAATCAAGAGTTCCTCCTGTGTGCGACTGTCTTCCGTCTTCGTAGACGAGGTCGATTTTCTATGGCGCATGGGTTTGCGTTCGGGGAGGTTCTTTTCACTTCTTTCGGCGGTTTCAGGAAATAAGTGTGGTGCTAGAGGTTTACGTTTAGGCATGGAGATCGGGTTGACTCTGAAAGTTGATTTCTCCGGAGGAGGGAGCGGAGTTCCAGGAGGAGGTAGCGGTCTGCCCCGGCCAATAGGATGGTCCGGGATCACTGTTCCTCCTACCTTTTGCGACTGATCAGTGCGACCCAAAACGTTCCATCCCCATTTTTTggcggcagcagcagcggcagACCCTAGTGAGCTCATGGTCTGGCGAGTTTCCAAGGGTTTTGGGCTTGATGGGGACGACCCTAATCTAGTGGTTGGTGAACCCTCTTGGTGATTTATATTTCTGGCCGTTAAACCTGCCGAGTCTCCGTCACTACTCTCGGGAATAGAACTCGTAGAAGCTTTGCTGAGAATGGAGTCTGTCCTCGAACGACAATTCGTAAAATGATCATGAGATTTTTGGAAAGATATAGACCGTTGCCTTGATCGGTGATGCAGTGACCCCGCATATGTATTATTAGAATATGTGGGAAGGTCGACCATGGTGCTCGTTGCATCTGTATCTTCAAGCTTCGTATCCAATGCCATATGCTCCGCGCTTGAAGAGTCCGAAGTTAACGGAAGTTCTGGCTCCGAGGACCCTTGTCCAGGGGGAGGGTGGAGATCCACCTGAGAAATATTATCGACTTCCGCGGGTGCATCATCGAGCGTCAAGGTGCTCTTGTTCTGCTCGTTTGAATCTGGGGATGGAGGGGGAGACAATGAAACTACGCCCACAGTCTGGCCCTCACTACCTAATACTTCATCAGACGGTTCCTTTGCAGGGCGTTGCTCCACTCCGAAATCGTCCGCAACCCCATGATCGCTAATTGGTCTTGATGTCGCCTGCCAAATGCCGCCACGATGGGGTTGTCGCGACGTATCTAGGAATGGTACATCATCCCAGAAAGGTTGCACTAGAGTTTCCCCTATTACCTCTCTGATTCTGCTTTCGATAGCTCGAAGGATGACGCCGTATGTAATTTGTCTAGAACTGACAATGGGTTCGATAGTCATCTCCATCTCTGGCATCGTCTCAAATGATACCCAAAGCCGGTTGCTTGGGGGAGGCTTGAAGCGGACCAAACCATGGCCTTTCAGCTTTTTCAATACCACAGCGAGCACAAGGTCCACTTCCCGGGCTTTGAATCTTGTACCCAAATCAATTCGAGCAGTAGCTGCAATTTCGATACGAAAGTTGCCATCGTACATAACGTCGGCCTCCACGCAACAATTTCCATCGACGGTAAGATCTTTAAGCCTCGGATTTGTGATCAATGGGGCTCCCTCCCCCGCATTAATTTTTCGAAGCACAATGCTGGTAATGAAGTTTGGTTTCTTAACCCGAGAGATCTTCTTCGCGATCTTCATCCAAATGTGGCTCTCTAGTTCCGACGTCTTGTATAGGGCGAGGAAGAGTCTCCCAACCAAAGCGTTGAACCATCGAGTTTGAAGGTTCTCCTCAGACGAATGCAGACGCTTAACCAGATTGACAATGTCCTTGACATCGAAATGTTGAGCGGTCGGTGGAGAAATCGGGGAATCGGGGAGCTTCTCTAGGTTTTTTAGAATTGCAAAATacaaatcttctttctctgaAGGATTATCAGAGAATATATAAAATGGAAGCGCTGCCACTTGTGGGTTGTTAACGTCTGACTGGGACGATTTCCTTGATAGGCAGACTGCGTTGCGCTTGATCCATAATTCGCCTTCCGGTATGGACTCCCCTCCACCGTATATGCTAACATCGTAATGTGATAGGGAGATAACGTAACGCACTTCCACTTGTTCGGAGTCATCGTATAGCATCAGGTGGCCGTGTCTGGGCGTGGGGAAACGGGTTAGTGTTTTGTCAAGGCAATTCTCCGAGGGATGGTCACAAACCGCAAGACTATGTAGAAAACATTTCGCCCTTTCTTGATATTCTTTCCACTCGGCTTCGCGGGGTCGATAGTCGGGGCCTGTTTTCTCTCAAATATGCTTCGATACATGCTCTGGTATACACTCGGGCTCTCGGGCGTGATCACCTCGCCCGCGGGAGTGGTCCGCTCCGGAGGCTTCCCATTGACTCCTCCCGGTACATACTCTCGACAAACGGTGAAATATCCTGCTGCCACGTCCGATTCGTGGGTTCGCTGGAATTTCTCGGCGAGAACATCTGTACCGCTTTGAACGGACGACTGGTCGTCGGCGGATCGGTGAATTCCATCAGACCCATCCTTATCTAATTCCGGAGCATTTTCGACGGAGGGTAAGGTTAGATAGGCATGAAGGAATAAGAGGCCAAAAACCACGGGAATGAAGGTAACGCCGCCTAGGACATAGACCGAGAAGAGCACGAACAGAGAACCCATCAGGTGCTTGATGATTCGTCACGTCGCCCCATCAGGAAAGACAGGAACTTAGCAGCATGAAATCACAGATTCCAATCAGCACATGCGAAGATGCAAAATCTCGGCAGCGAAGGTGCTAGCTGCATTTTTTGGGCTTTTTGAAAAAAGGAACAAGAGGCTTGATAGACGTCATGGGGGAAAGCTGATGATAACACATTTGCTTGTCAACGCACGTAAGTTACGTAATTACGGTATTATGCGACCTATTTACGGTGAATCTAGGGGCAGTCAAGCCAACGCTCGCCGTAATAACAGGTATTGACACAAGTTCACGCTTCCCCGTCGCCTCTGACATCCTGGGTCCTCGCGAAACACCCGGCTTCGAGGACAAAGAAATCTTTGTGGCTCTTGTTTCTTTATCGTTGAAGCCCAGCGTTCTTGGCACTTACTCCTCCTCGCCCCTTTGAATACGTCGCAAGAGCGCCATATCACAGCGGAGAGCCTTCTTGAGTGGCTCCGCTTCCGTGTCGACTGGTGGCTGGCGCAGACAAACAGCGCAAACACGGGTGTGACAAGTCACGTGACACACCTAGTTGTCATGGTTGCCCAGCGCCCGCGTAAGATTGCCGTTCTCCGTGTTCCGTGGTTTTCCCGCTATGAGTGGCTCCTCAGAGCTCGGCGAGAGAAGCCCTACCTTGCCTGACCTGGGGACTCCATATATGGAGTCGATCCCATTCCACGCATGAAAGCTCATCATTGAGCGATATGGCACTTAATCCAGACATGGTCCAGAATTTTCGCATGATTATACTGCGGTAAAGTTTGAGTATACAGAAAGCTGTACGTCCATAATGCTACGAACTCGGTGATACAAGCTGGAAGCTGACCCCCCCCCGGTCTCTCCAAGGCTTTGACGAAAAGGAGGCGAGGAAACTGCGTTGACGACGATCGCATCGTTGCTGAGCTATTGTCTCTCCTCATATAGAGCCGGCTCCGTCCAATTATCCTCCCTCCACGATCTCCAGATAACTTAATTTGGCATCGCGAAAATGGATTGATAATCACCATACATGGCCAGCCTTAACACCCCGGAATGCCCTGTGATGAGTTCTCGCCCTTCGATGAGTTGTGGTAACTCGTCCTCCAGTGGACTGGCCATCCAGGGACATTCGCAACGACCCAGTCAAACCGATCCGTCAGCGGTCGAACAAGCAGCCCACGATTCCGTTATAGACCTGACAAATAGCGACTATGAAACTTGCGACGCTAATCGGGCGACCAAGCGCCAGAAGTTGGACCTAAGAATCGACGTACCAAATACACAGAGAGTGCCAAAGGCTCAATTTTCTCAAGCAGTTTCCACTCCTTTTGCTTTACAAGACACGGTGCCACCAATCCGGACAGGTAGACCCTTCTGGGATTTTGGTGAAGAAGTATCTGGATTCGGCTTTCAAGGAAGCTTAGAGTCCGAAATTCCGAACGATGAGCCCGAACAGCCCGACTCGCTGCCCCCATTGCCGGTGCGTCCGTGGAGATACGGACCTCAAGGGCACAGCTCCAGAGAAGAAACGCCCCGTGTTAATCAGAATGCGGGTGCCGAggtgcaaacaacacctTTCTGCATCGAAGTACCCGAGGCTGCCCCGACTTTCAACTCAGGCAGTAGGTTTAGTGTTCATCCACCAGCTGTTTGACCAAAACTAACTTCTCTCCTAGAACCTTTGGATTTCTATCCCTGGAAAGGAGGTCATCCGGAAGACTCGTTGACAGATCAGACCGCCAAACAAGGTTATTACGACCGTGTACAGGTCTCGCAGAACGAGAGTAATACTGCTAGACCGTCACTTTATGTCCAACTTAAACATCGTTCTGGGTTAAAGCTTCTATCATCCGTTTTTACTGCGGCAATCGACAAGCGACAATCTCACTGCAGAGTGACGGGATTTTCAACTTTCAAACCTCCTCCTCGTGTTACCCTCACTGATATCAAACGAGAAACTTGGCTCCGAGATTTGGCGAATCCTTCGGTCCCTCTTCGAAGGCTAAGCCGTACGATACCTCATGGAATCAGAGGAAGAATCCTTCTCGATCAATGTGTGAATAAGGCAATACCAATTGGTAGGGCTGTGTGGCTAGTAAAGTGTGTAGGTGCGAATGAGATTCGCGCTTTTAAAAGAAAGGGGACATCGGCAGCTATTACGCACAGCCTCGAGGTTAAATGGGTGCGAGATTGGAGCATCAATGTGCAACAGTTTATAGAGAGTGTCGTTACTGCGTGTGGAACACCAAATTGGGCGTCGACGATGTCATATGTGTAAGCTATACCCCCAAATTCAATTCTGAGCTGCATTAAGCTTATCGTTTAATTCTCTTGACCAGCATAAGATTCGCGGCACGACTGTTTCAGGAGCAGCTCCTCGATCAAGCGTTGTGCCTGGACTGGTTCCTTCAGTCACTAAGGACAGCGCCGATCGGAACCCTTCCCATATGGCTATCGATGCTTGGAGCTTACTGGACAAGTCTCGTTCGGTATCGAAAGAGAGGGCGTCCACTCGCAGAGTCTTTACTCGAGAAGCTGAAAACGGTATGATCTGTCATTTTCCCCCCAATAGGGCATTTCTGATGAACGGTCAAAGATCCTATCCCTCGAAGATTCCGGTCCCAAGAAACAGATTGCCGACCGTCTTTCGTGGTTGATAAAAACCTTCGCCGAATCACACCCGGCTTGTTTCGTCCTACCACTGACTTGGAGAACCTATAAAAGCACATTAACTACGTGTTTTTGCCTTCACCTTTCAGAAGACAACAGAAAAATGGGCGCATTGTCCAACAGGAACGAGAGAATTGTCAAAGCTGAAATATGTCGTCAAAGTGGCCGCCAATCACCAAGCCAGCGGGTTATCTGCTTGCTTGATTCCACCGATTCATTGAACGATATGGAGATACTTTCTTCAGGGTGTCTTAATCTGGATTTCGACCATGGAAATTTAATTATGAAGATTTTGGAATGGGTCTCAACAAGTTTTCGGCGCGGATCTGCTCGAGTATACGTGGCTGTGCGACTATTGCGGAAGTGGAGGAGATCTGGTATGGATACGGACAATtgcattgtcaattttcttCAGCAAAAAGCGGATACACCAGGGTTCTCGCCCGCGAATATCTATCACCTAGTTTGTGAGCTCGTCCGTTCGCAGTCTTTTGCGGTAGGCAAGTACCTGCAGTGGCTTATGGCCAGAGGCGCTGTGAGGAACGACGCGGTAAGTTATCCCTGGTCGGTAGTTGACAGCTTAGGCTAAGAATGTTTGGCAGCCAATGCACCCCACTGTACAGCTCCTCGCTCACCTCCCGCGTCGAAAACTCCCGAGCCATGTTTGGAACCTTCGAAATACCCTTCTTACGAAAGCAGGCTTCTTATTAAGCTCCGAAAACCAGCAAACACTAAACACCAAACGCTATATCCATCACCGACTGCCAGAGGTCATTATAAAGCCGATAGCTGGTGATCACGAAGGATTATTTTCTCCATCCGACCTCTCAAACCTCAACTGGACTATCAAATCTGAAATTGGGCATTGGATACGTGAGCACGTTTCTTTGCATCGCAAACGATATCTGAGGTATGGTGCCCTGCCTTTCTTACGATGCTTCATAAGCTTACCCTGGTTGTAAGAACTGCTCCAAATCATCACAATGCCTGCGCAATCGAAATCTCCGCTCTAACACCTGCTCAATTTTTTGAGATCAGAGACATCATTGAATGCCTCGGAGACTTGTCACTTTTGGCAGATATTTTGAAACATACCTCGAGTTCCGACAATATCATCGTACTGATATCCGTTGTGGACACCCTGAATTATTGTGCCGGCTCTTTCAAGGCCATAGGGGCTTTAAGCGATCTTTTCAAGAGCGCTTTGGCGGGTTACGCACACGTCAACAAGGCGGATGTTTCAATAATAGAGTTGATATCgtctcttcttgaagttgggATGAAGTTGCCAGGAGAAATCCCGGTAGTGGCAATGCTTCGCCGTGACCTTTCCCACTTTGATAAGAAGTTTACTGGAGCGGTTTCTTCCCCGGTTTCTGATCATACCGCAGAGTCAGTCAATATAGCCAGCCCGGCATTCTCTGAAGGTTTGCATCAGCTGCTCAATTCAGGAAGCGGCATGGATGAGCCAAACATGAATAAAATATTTGAAATG is a genomic window of Coccidioides posadasii str. Silveira chromosome 3, complete sequence containing:
- a CDS encoding uncharacterized protein (EggNog:ENOG410PFA6~COG:S~TransMembrane:1 (i7-32o)~BUSCO:1915at33183); this encodes MGSLFVLFSVYVLGGVTFIPVVFGLLFLHAYLTLPSVENAPELDKDGSDGIHRSADDQSSVQSGTDVLAEKFQRTHESDVAAGYFTVCREYVPGGVNGKPPERTTPAGEVITPESPSVYQSMYRSIFERKQAPTIDPAKPSGKNIKKGRNVFYIVLRHGHLMLYDDSEQVEVRYVISLSHYDVSIYGGGESIPEGELWIKRNAVCLSRKSSQSDVNNPQVAALPFYIFSDNPSEKEDLYFAILKNLEKLPDSPISPPTAQHFDVKDIVNLVKRLHSSEENLQTRWFNALVGRLFLALYKTSELESHIWMKIAKKISRVKKPNFITSIVLRKINAGEGAPLITNPRLKDLTVDGNCCVEADVMYDGNFRIEIAATARIDLGTRFKAREVDLVLAVVLKKLKGHGLVRFKPPPSNRLWVSFETMPEMEMTIEPIVSSRQITYGVILRAIESRIREVIGETLVQPFWDDVPFLDTSRQPHRGGIWQATSRPISDHGVADDFGVEQRPAKEPSDEVLGSEGQTVGVVSLSPPPSPDSNEQNKSTLTLDDAPAEVDNISQVDLHPPPGQGSSEPELPLTSDSSSAEHMALDTKLEDTDATSTMVDLPTYSNNTYAGSLHHRSRQRSISFQKSHDHFTNCRSRTDSILSKASTSSIPESSDGDSAGLTARNINHQEGSPTTRLGSSPSSPKPLETRQTMSSLGSAAAAAAKKWGWNVLGRTDQSQKVGGTVIPDHPIGRGRPLPPPGTPLPPPEKSTFRVNPISMPKRKPLAPHLFPETAERSEKNLPERKPMRHRKSTSSTKTEDSRTQEELLIIRAPCGSEPNSPLPAEAESPEKAPLNGENTDKQSVQNENLPGVSAPPTTKANVLDANGHEESRRTLDATEEVIAAVNPVENLVS
- the SLA2 gene encoding sla2 Src-like adaptor 2 (EggNog:ENOG410PHTB~COG:Z~BUSCO:1383at33183) codes for the protein MSMAYNSTVTRNIDMSRTEADLAVNIRKATSIEETAPKRKHVRSCIVYTWDHKSSASFWAGMKVQPVLADEVQTFKALITVHKVLQEGHPITVKEAQSHVPWLDSLVRGVAGEGLRGYGPLIREYVFYLESKLAFHRQHPEFNGLFEYEEYISLKSINDPNEGYETITDLMTLQDQIDAFQKLIFSHFRGGANNECRISALVPLVQESYGIYKFITSMLRAMHTTTGDEEALEPLRGRYDAQHYRLVRFYYECSNLRYLTSLITVPKLPQQPPNLLAEDEDRPALPKRPSKEVEKEPTPPPKSTIPDPEPINDFWSTEAKRQQEEYEAEQRRLQQQWEDQQRQQMLAQQQAQRDFEEQQRLQAEQQRLAQEQLLRDQYQQQTQGRLAELEQENLNARAQYERDQLLLQQYDKRVKDLEEQLNQLNSNYNLQNTSKDDQIRALQEQVNTWRSKYEALAKLYSQLRQEHLDLLQTTKSLKLKAASAQEAIDKRERLEREMKTKNLELADMIRERDRALHERDRISGGNKEELEKVKRELRLAIERAENAERAKSSEISAMLSKYNREMADLEEALRNKNRALEEARNSTGERDHDHELTLREKDEEIEVYKSGMEQALMELEELKLNQGDVDKALDTQIDDVLLSSVTKINDIIDSVLQSGVQRVDDALYELDSTMQAGNQNASPPYVLSQIEKASASATEFSTAFNNFIADGPNSAHSEIIRTVSVFSGSIADVLSNTKGLTRFATDDKKADQLINAARQSAQSTMTFFRALQSFRLQDLEPLQKTDVVINNNHEVALNLQKLSKLVDAFAPKSTKLNGTGDLGDLVDRELSNAANAIEAAAARLAKLKKKPRDGYSTYELRIHDSILEASIAVTTAIAELIKAATASQQEIVREGRGSSSRTAFYKKNNRWTEGLISAAKAVATSTNTLIETADGVISGRNSPEQLIVASNDVAASTAQLVAASRVKATFMSKTQDRLETASKAVGAACRALVRQVQAIIAEKNRDETEAVDYSKLSGHEFKVREMEQQVEILQLENKLSQARQRLGEMRKISYLE